The DNA window ATGAAATTACGTCGATACTTCCACATATTATGGGTAACGTAGGAGACATCTCTATTTTTCCCCCGGGGAATCTTTAGAATTCCCACTGCTTAGCTTTCAATTCGCCTCTGACCATCAAATGAAATGTGAATAACCCGTCCTCCTCTCTTTGTTTGAAAGAAGGGGCGCTTCCGGTTCTGTCGGTGCTTGAAACAATTTTGTCTTCTCCATATTACTATATCTCTAGAgtcaataatttgatatgaggAACTACTGAACTCAATCACTTGCTGCCGTTACTCTTCAGTTTTCTGTTGAGGTCTATCCTGTAGAGGTACTCAAATTGGATCAGTGGTCGATTTCTAGGTTTCGTCGTAAACCTAATTGGTTATTTCCAATTACGTAAATCAATAGTTCAAACCGCACTCAAAGGTAGGGCATTTCCCATTTTTATAGGAACTTCTGTACCAGAAAGAATGGTATCTCCAATTATAGCCCCTCTGGGATGTAAAATATATCTCTTCTCACCATCCCCATAGTGTATGAGACAAATGTATGCATTTCGATTAGGGTCGTATTCTATGGTTACGATTCTACCATATATGTCTTTTTCATTCCGTCGAAAATCGATTTTACGGTATAGACGCTTATGACCTCCCCCTCTATGCCTTACGGTAATGATTCCTCTGGCATTACGACCTTTACCACAATGATGCTGTCCATAGATCAAATTATTTCGTGGATTGGATTTCACTTGACTGTCTACGGTTCCATTGCGTGTGCTCGGGGTAGAAGTTTTGTATAAATGTATCGCCATGCTATTGCTattaagtatttttatttaagttcttttctttctaAGAGGTGGAATAGAATAACCCCGTTGAAGCGTAATGATCATACGTCTGTAATGCATTGTATGTCCCATAATAGGTCCCATTCTTCTACCCTTTCCCGGAAGTCGATGACTATTCATAGCTATTACCTTGACACCAAAGAATAGTTCGACCCAATGCTTTAGTTCTGTCCTAGTTGATCCTGATTCGACATTAGAAGTATATTGATTTTTCCCCAATAACCGAATACTTTTGTCTGTAAATACTGCATATTTGATTCCATCCATAAATAGATTTTCTTCCCTATGAGTTCTAGTCTCAATAAGAATGCTAGTTCTTACTGTtcatatattatgatatgaatatacCACACCAATTCGTTATGTATGGATGATGAGATTCCATTGATACAGAGCCAATTCCAATAGACTTATTGGAGGGTCCCATTGGCGTGCATCCAGTAGGAATTGAACCTACGAATTCGCCAATTATGAGTTGGGCGCTTTAACCATTCAGCCATGGATGCTTAGTGGGGATCCTCGTACATGGTGAATAACCAAATTCCaattaaaatgaaatctttAGGAGAAATCAATGCAATTTAGGAGGAATCAATGAAAGGACATCAATTCAAATCCTGGATTTTCGAATTGAGAGAGATATTGAGAGAGATCAAGAATTCTCACTATTTCTTAGATTCATGGACCCAATTCAATTCAGTGGGGTCTTTCATTCACATTTTTTTCCACCAAGAACGTTTTCTAAAACTCTTTGACCCCCGAATTTTGAGTATCCTACTTTCACGCAATTCGCAGGGTTCAACAAGCAATCGATATTTCACGATCAAGGGTGTAATACTCTTTGTAGTAGCGGTCCTTATATATCGTATTAACAATCGAAATATGGTCGAAAGAAAGAATCTCTATTTGAGGGGGCTTCTTCCTATACCTATGAATTCCATTGGACCCAGAAATGATACATTGGAAGAATCGGTTGGGTCTTCCAATATCAATAGGTTGATTGTTTCGCTCCTGTATCttccaaaaggaaaaaagatcTCTGAGAGTTGTTTCCTGAATCCGAAAGAGAGTACTTGGGTTCTCCCAATAACTAAAAAGTGTAGCATGCCTGAATCTAACTGGGGTTCGCGGTGGTGGAGGAACTGGATCGGAAAAAAGAGGGATTCTAGTTGTAAGATATCTAATGAAACCATCGCTGGAATTGAGATCTTATTCAAAGAGAAAGATATCAAATATCTGGagtttatttttgtatattatatggATGATCCCATCCGCAAGGACCATGATTGGGAATTGTTTGATCGTCTTTCTCTGAGGAAGAGGCGAAATAGAATCAACTTGAATTCGGGACCGCTATTCGAAATCTTAGTGAAACACTGGATTTCTTATCTCATGTCTGCTTTTCGTGAAAAAATACCAATTGAAGTGGAGGGTTTCTTCAAACAACAAAGGGCTGGGTCAACTATTCAATCAAATGAGCATGTTTCCCATCTCTTCTCGAGAAACAAGTGGGCTCTTTCTTTGCAAAATTGTGCTCAATTTCATATGTGGAAATTCCGCCAAGATCCCTTCGTTAGTTGGGGGAAGAATCCGCACGAATCGGATTTTTTGAGGAACGTATCGAGAGAGAATTTGATTTGGTTAGACAATGTGTGGTTGGTAAACAAGGATCGGTTTTTTAGAAAGGTACGGAATGTATCGTCAAATATTCAATATGATTCCACAAGATCTAGTTTCGTTCAAGTAACGGATTCTAGCCAACCGAAAGGATCTTCTGATCAATCCAGAGATCATTTGGATTCCATTAGTAATGAGGATTCGGAATATCACACATTGATCAATCAAAGAGAGAttcaacaactaaaagaaagaTCGATTCTTTGGGATCCTTCCTTTCTTCAAACGGAAGGAACAGAGATAGAATCAGACCGATTCCCGAAATGCCTTTCTGGATATTCCTCAATGTCCCGGCTATTCACGGAACGTGAGAAGCAGATGATTAATCATCTGCTTCCGGAAGAAATCGAAGAATTTCTTGGGAATCCTACAAGATCCGTTCGTTCTTTTTTCTCTGATAGATGGTCAGAACTTCATCTGGGTTCGAATCCTACTGAGAGATCCACTAGAGATcagaaattgttgaagaaacaACAAGATCCTTCTTTTGTCCCTTCCAGGCGATTGGAAAAGAAAGAACTGGTTAATATATTCAAGATAATTACGTATTTACAAAATACTGTCTCAATTCATCCTATTTCATCAGATCCGGGGTGTGATAGGGTTCTGAAGGATGAACCGGATATGGACAGTTCCAATAAGATTTCATTCTTGAACAAaaatccatttttttatttatttcatctatTCCATGACCGGAACAGGGGAGGATACACGTTACACCGCGATTTTGAATCAGAAGAGAGATTTCAAGAAATGGCAGATCTATTCACTCTATCAATAACCGAGCCGGATCTGGTGTATCATAAGGGATTTGCTTTTTCTATTGATTCCTACGGATTGGATCAAAAACAATTCTTGAATGAGGCCAGGGATGaatcgaaaaagaaatcttTATTGGTTCTACCTCCTATTTTTTATGAAGAGAATGAATCTTTTTCTCGAAGGATCAGAAAAAGATGGGTCCGGATCTCCTGCGGGAATGATTTGAAAGAtccaaaacaaaaaatggtGGTATTTGCTAGCAACAACATAATGGAGGCAGTCAATCAATATAGATTGATCCGAAATCTGATTCAAATCCAATATAGTACCTATGGGTACATAAGAAATATATTGAATCGAGTCTTTTTAATGAATAGATCCGATCGCAACTTCGAATATGGAATTCAAAGGGATCAAATAGGAAAGGATACTCTGAATCATAGAACTATAATGAAATATACGATCAACCAACCTTTATCG is part of the Primulina tabacum isolate GXHZ01 unplaced genomic scaffold, ASM2559414v2 Contig1337, whole genome shotgun sequence genome and encodes:
- the LOC142536449 gene encoding large ribosomal subunit protein uL2cz/uL2cy-like, producing MAIHLYKTSTPSTRNGTVDSQVKSNPRNNLIYGQHHCGKGRNARGIITVRHRGGGHKRLYRKIDFRRNEKDIYGRIVTIEYDPNRNAYICLIHYGDGEKRYILHPRGAIIGDTILSGTEVPIKMGNALPLSAESTSTDMPLGTAIHNIEITLGKGGQLVRAAGRAPIGRKKPTTPWGYPALGRRSRKRNKYSDNLIVRRRSK